GACCTTGCCAAGATGCAGGTTGAGGCCAACGTTGACCAAGCCGATATAGGTCAGGTTAGCTTAGGCCAGCGAGTTACTTTCACCGTAGATGCTTATCCTGATGATATTTTTAATGGCACCGTTACGCAGATACGGCTTCAACCAACCACGACCTCCAATGTGGTTACCTATACCGTGATTATCAACGCGCCAAATCCTGAATTAAAACTAAAGCCAGGTCTTACCGCAAATATCACCATTATAACCAAGGAGAAGGATGGTGTTCTGTTGGTTCCTGCTAAAGCACTTCGATATACGCCAACCATGGAATTGGCCGGTCTATATACGTTTGAACAATCGAATTTTGGCGATTCCACGCACCGTCACAAGCATAGTTCCGGAAATTGGAATGGAGCTGGAGCTGCCAAGCAGTGGGCCGCAATGGGTGCCTCAAACATAACTGCAAGTGCTATAGATAGCGCAAAAGTTAGCCACGGTATTGTTTATGTGCTCAGAAACGATACCATATTCCTAAGGCATGTTAGGAAGGGCATGGATGATGGTGTCTCTGTTGAAATTGAAAGAGGTTTACATGAGGGAGATTCTTTAGTGATTGGGCAGACACAGATTACTAAGGTTGCTGAAAATGAATCCAGAAGCCCTTTCATGCCACGTATGCCACATAGGGGCAGTCGAAATAGTAGTGCAAGCAAT
This region of Williamwhitmania sp. genomic DNA includes:
- a CDS encoding efflux RND transporter periplasmic adaptor subunit, whose product is MNRKYIIFGGAALLIAVIIFWRVLYSKEEAKVKVETTVVSKGDITNSVTATGTIEPIEKVDVGTQVSGVIDKLFVDFNSHVKKGQILAELDKSTLLERLKQTKASLESAQNELTYQDENFKRSSKLHDAGLLSDTDFETAQYNYNAAKANFDGLESQLRQAQVNLAYATIYSPIDGIVLSRAVEQGQTVAASFSTPTLFTIANDLAKMQVEANVDQADIGQVSLGQRVTFTVDAYPDDIFNGTVTQIRLQPTTTSNVVTYTVIINAPNPELKLKPGLTANITIITKEKDGVLLVPAKALRYTPTMELAGLYTFEQSNFGDSTHRHKHSSGNWNGAGAAKQWAAMGASNITASAIDSAKVSHGIVYVLRNDTIFLRHVRKGMDDGVSVEIERGLHEGDSLVIGQTQITKVAENESRSPFMPRMPHRGSRNSSASNKRPN